The nucleotide sequence CCGGTGAGCAGTTCGCGCAGCAACCGAGCGGTGCCGACGCTCAGCCCGATGCCGGCGCCCTCGTGCCCGGTGGCGTGCCAGAGATTCCCCAGCCGCGGATCCTCGCCGAGTACCGGGAGGTGATCATCGACGTAGGGCCGGAAACCGCCGTACGCGCGCATGATCGCGGCGTCGGCGAGCGCCGGGAACAGGCGCAGTGCCTTGGCCGCGATGGCGCTCAGCACGTCCGGGCGGATCGCGTCGTCGAAATCCACCCGGCGGCGTGACGAGCCGATCAGCACGGTGCCGCCCCAGGTCGACTCGACGACGGCGGAGGTCTGCAACGCACCCGAATCGGCGCCGACCGCGCCGACGTAATCGGCGTCGTAGACCTTATGCCGCACGACACCGGGCATCGGGGTGGTCACGAGTACCTCGCCCCGGCGGGGCCGGACCGCGATCGGGGCGCCGAGACGCGCCGACACCTGACCGGCCCAGGGGCCCGCGGCGTTCACGACGACGTCGGCCTCGATGACCTCACCGGGCACACGGACGCCGGTGATCCGTCCGCTGTGGACGGTCGCGCCGACGACCTCGGTGTCCGAGCGCAGCCGCGCGCCGTGCCGTAGAGCGGAGCCCAGCAGGGCCAACGCCGCGCCGGCGGGCTGGACCTGCGCGTCCTCCGGGTAGTGGAACGCCGCGGTCACCTCGCGGGTCAGCGCGGGCTCCGCTTCGGCGACTTCCTTGAGGGACAACGGTTCCGCGCGAACACCGGTCTGCGACGCGGCGAACGCGGCGAGAGCGCGCGCTCCGTCGGCCGTGGTGGCGACGACGATGCCGCCCTTGGGGTCGTATTCGATCGCCGATGCGGCGCGCGCGTCTTCGTCGGCGAGGTCGGCGACCATCTGGGGCCACAACGCCGTCGAAAGCTTCGCGAGTTCGAGTTCCGCGCCGGGTCCCTTGTCGGAGACGAGGATGTTGCCCTCGCCGTGCGACGTGGTTCCCCCGGCGGGACGGCCGCGATCCACGACCACGACGTCGAAGCCGGCCCGGCTCAGCTCACGGGCGCACGCGGCGCCGACGATGCCCGCACCGAGAACGACCACGCGCGTTCGGTTCATCGACCCTCCAGCGTTCGGTAAAGCGAACGATCGGAGGGTAGGTTCCACCCCGGAGCGGT is from Amycolatopsis lurida and encodes:
- a CDS encoding NAD(P)/FAD-dependent oxidoreductase, producing the protein MNRTRVVVLGAGIVGAACARELSRAGFDVVVVDRGRPAGGTTSHGEGNILVSDKGPGAELELAKLSTALWPQMVADLADEDARAASAIEYDPKGGIVVATTADGARALAAFAASQTGVRAEPLSLKEVAEAEPALTREVTAAFHYPEDAQVQPAGAALALLGSALRHGARLRSDTEVVGATVHSGRITGVRVPGEVIEADVVVNAAGPWAGQVSARLGAPIAVRPRRGEVLVTTPMPGVVRHKVYDADYVGAVGADSGALQTSAVVESTWGGTVLIGSSRRRVDFDDAIRPDVLSAIAAKALRLFPALADAAIMRAYGGFRPYVDDHLPVLGEDPRLGNLWHATGHEGAGIGLSVGTARLLRELLTGTEPAMPVEEFTVDRPAVLAEVAA